A window of the bacterium genome harbors these coding sequences:
- a CDS encoding alpha-amylase family glycosyl hydrolase — protein MKALRSLLVWSALLATALLLHGCTSDRPVAPGGAEEAAPLTSSSMVQAQPDSFVLRVYAADSVHLAGAFNGWATQNAAYAFVPDGDGVTWRYGTDLPAGVQAYKFVLRKGGVVTWLTDPMAPEVQAGGDPAQANALYGRTLPSIRDLATPVDRTKLVIYEIAPNDFSAAGTFAGIISGLDAGPNLVDLGVNAVELMPVNAPSYNGWGYDPVLYAAPNPAYGTPYFFALLVDRCHERGMAVILDVVLNHQAGGGILRQLDTFAGTYHFTTTESNPWGMVELNWSDPALKAHVRDAMLHWVDTYKVDGFRFDYVAGEGWATWEYLRDELRAARPDLLLIGEDFRYPNEGNSVTHGYDAQWGGNHTDAWGGGGNNFLQVMSTNLTQNGFAWRGSTAISLGCWSFGCRNMWASANVIGANSQYDGVNGDGFSDVKSLETHDENRIAWAVDTYGSVDAQAVGGRQKSELGAFALLTSVGIPMLYNGQEIGCDEFRPSDPTTYKIDWTTGDQSLRSVYRNLIRLRRDEAALASERTWFTWRAADADHYDRTLCYWRGGAVSSQAEIVVALNFDHNDHTWPVAFPANGIWQRFHPETGAWEAVEITGNQLVLAQPASSGALWRKADGMTGVPE, from the coding sequence ATGAAAGCGCTGCGGTCCCTGCTGGTCTGGTCTGCCCTGCTCGCGACGGCCCTGCTGCTGCACGGCTGCACGAGCGATCGGCCCGTCGCTCCGGGGGGCGCCGAGGAGGCGGCCCCGCTGACGTCTTCCTCGATGGTCCAGGCCCAGCCCGACAGCTTCGTCCTGCGCGTCTACGCCGCCGATTCGGTCCACCTCGCCGGCGCCTTCAACGGCTGGGCCACCCAGAACGCGGCCTACGCCTTCGTCCCCGACGGCGACGGCGTCACCTGGCGCTACGGCACCGACCTGCCGGCGGGCGTGCAGGCCTACAAGTTCGTCCTGCGCAAGGGCGGCGTGGTCACCTGGCTGACCGACCCCATGGCCCCCGAGGTCCAGGCCGGCGGCGATCCCGCGCAGGCCAACGCCCTGTACGGGCGGACCCTGCCGTCGATCCGCGACCTGGCGACCCCGGTCGACCGCACCAAGCTGGTCATCTACGAGATCGCCCCGAACGACTTCTCGGCCGCCGGCACCTTCGCCGGCATCATCAGCGGCCTGGACGCCGGGCCCAACCTGGTGGACCTGGGCGTCAACGCCGTCGAGCTGATGCCCGTCAACGCCCCCTCGTACAATGGCTGGGGCTACGACCCGGTGCTGTACGCCGCCCCCAACCCCGCCTACGGCACGCCCTACTTCTTCGCCCTGCTGGTGGACCGCTGCCACGAGCGCGGCATGGCGGTCATCCTGGACGTCGTGCTGAACCACCAGGCCGGCGGCGGCATCCTGCGGCAGCTGGACACCTTCGCCGGGACCTACCACTTCACCACGACCGAGTCGAACCCCTGGGGCATGGTCGAGCTGAACTGGAGCGACCCCGCCCTGAAGGCCCACGTCCGCGACGCGATGCTGCACTGGGTCGACACGTACAAGGTGGACGGGTTCCGCTTCGACTACGTGGCCGGCGAGGGCTGGGCCACCTGGGAGTACCTGCGCGACGAGCTGCGCGCCGCGCGCCCGGACCTGCTGCTGATCGGCGAGGATTTCCGCTACCCCAACGAGGGCAACTCGGTCACCCACGGCTACGACGCCCAGTGGGGCGGCAACCACACCGACGCCTGGGGCGGCGGCGGCAACAACTTCCTGCAGGTGATGTCCACGAACCTGACCCAGAACGGCTTCGCCTGGCGCGGCTCGACCGCGATCAGCCTCGGCTGCTGGAGCTTCGGCTGCCGCAACATGTGGGCCTCGGCCAACGTGATCGGCGCCAACAGCCAGTACGACGGCGTCAACGGCGACGGCTTCAGCGACGTGAAGTCCCTCGAGACGCACGACGAGAACCGCATCGCCTGGGCCGTGGACACCTACGGCTCGGTCGACGCGCAGGCGGTGGGCGGGCGTCAGAAGTCGGAGCTGGGCGCCTTCGCCCTCTTGACCAGCGTCGGCATCCCGATGCTCTACAACGGCCAGGAGATCGGCTGCGACGAGTTCCGCCCGAGCGACCCGACCACCTACAAGATCGACTGGACCACCGGCGACCAGTCCCTGCGTTCCGTCTACCGCAACCTCATCCGGCTGCGCCGCGACGAGGCCGCCCTGGCCTCCGAGCGCACCTGGTTCACCTGGCGCGCCGCCGACGCCGACCACTACGACCGCACGCTCTGCTACTGGCGCGGCGGGGCCGTGTCGTCGCAGGCGGAGATCGTCGTGGCCCTGAACTTCGACCACAACGACCACACCTGGCCGGTGGCCTTCCCGGCGAACGGGATCTGGCAGCGATTCCATCCGGAGACCGGAGCGTGGGAGGCGGTCGAGATCACGGGGAACCAGCTCGTGCTCGCGCAGCCGGCTTCTTCGGGGGCGTTGTGGCGCAAGGCGGACGGTATGACCGGAGTGCCCGAGTAG